The Blastococcus sp. HT6-4 genome window below encodes:
- a CDS encoding cobalamin-independent methionine synthase II family protein, which produces MSLPPLPTMVVGSLPQPDWLIDRERLGHQFPPRVRAAELWRIPPAFLREAQDDATLAAVRSQEEAGLDVVTDGEIRRESYSNHFATALDGVDLDHPGTVRNRSGVDIPVPRVTGELRRPAPVQVDDVRFLRAHTDRTVKITVPGPFTMAQQAQNDHYPDDRALALAYADVVREEIADLFAAGADIVQVDEPWLQARPDVARRYGAEALTRAVADAAGPVHVHLCFGYAAMVSDRPEGYSFLAELADTPVDTVSVETAQSHLDPATLRPLRGKGVALGVLDLSTPEVESPEVVADRVRRALDHVDVDRLALSSDCGLKYLPRASAAGKMRALAEAAAALRAEL; this is translated from the coding sequence GTGTCGCTACCCCCGCTGCCCACCATGGTCGTCGGCAGCCTCCCCCAGCCCGACTGGCTCATCGACCGCGAGCGGCTCGGCCACCAGTTCCCGCCCCGGGTGCGGGCCGCGGAGCTGTGGCGGATCCCGCCGGCGTTCCTCCGGGAGGCCCAGGACGACGCCACGCTGGCCGCCGTCCGGTCGCAGGAGGAGGCCGGGCTCGACGTCGTCACCGACGGGGAGATCCGCCGCGAGTCCTACTCCAACCACTTCGCCACCGCTCTCGACGGCGTGGATCTCGACCACCCCGGCACCGTGCGCAACCGCTCGGGCGTCGACATCCCGGTACCGCGCGTGACCGGTGAGCTCCGGCGGCCGGCGCCCGTCCAGGTCGACGACGTCCGGTTCCTCCGCGCCCACACCGACCGGACGGTCAAGATCACGGTCCCCGGCCCGTTCACCATGGCGCAGCAGGCGCAGAACGACCACTACCCCGACGACCGGGCGCTGGCCCTGGCCTACGCGGACGTGGTGCGGGAGGAGATCGCCGACCTGTTCGCCGCCGGCGCGGACATCGTGCAGGTGGACGAGCCGTGGCTGCAGGCCCGGCCCGACGTCGCGCGGCGGTACGGGGCCGAGGCGCTGACCCGGGCCGTGGCCGACGCCGCCGGCCCGGTGCACGTGCACCTGTGCTTCGGCTACGCCGCGATGGTCTCCGACCGCCCGGAGGGCTACTCGTTCCTGGCCGAGCTGGCCGACACACCGGTGGACACCGTGTCGGTGGAGACGGCGCAGTCGCACCTGGACCCGGCGACGCTGCGCCCGCTCCGGGGCAAGGGCGTCGCGCTCGGCGTCCTCGACCTCTCGACGCCGGAGGTCGAATCACCCGAGGTCGTGGCCGACCGGGTGCGGCGGGCCCTGGACCACGTCGACGTCGACCGGCTCGCGCTCTCCAGCGACTGCGGCCTGAAGTACCTCCCCCGGGCGTCGGCGGCCGGCAAGATGCGGGCGCTCGCCGAGGCGGCGGCGGCGCTCCGGGCCGAGCTCTGA
- a CDS encoding ABC transporter substrate-binding protein, whose protein sequence is MAAVLALAACGSSGDGDGGADAPGGDGTVAVDVGYFPLVHTATAVHAEETGIFDDEGLDVTLEQTGGGAQSIPLLVSGDLDIVYGNYTSALLAAEQGLPVRILAGNDVGAEDHAIMVAGDSDLQEPADLAGATVAVNNLQNIGTVAVRAVLEAEGVDASQVSFVELPYPEMQSALDAGDVDAIWQVEPFQASALANGHRVRFPLFSGPVDGMPVAGWLTTEQFVQENPEAVAAFRAALATSADELQGDRERLVELVPTYTQVPAEVVEQVALPEWEADVGEEQLQEMADLMLEYGIIDEEFDVSTMIAAAG, encoded by the coding sequence ATGGCGGCCGTCCTCGCGCTGGCCGCCTGCGGCTCCTCCGGCGACGGGGACGGAGGGGCTGACGCCCCGGGCGGGGACGGCACCGTCGCGGTGGACGTGGGGTACTTCCCCCTCGTGCACACGGCGACGGCGGTGCACGCCGAGGAGACCGGCATCTTCGACGACGAGGGCCTGGACGTGACCCTCGAGCAGACCGGCGGTGGTGCGCAGTCGATCCCGCTGCTGGTCTCCGGGGACCTGGACATCGTCTACGGCAACTACACCTCGGCGCTGCTCGCGGCCGAGCAGGGGCTGCCCGTGCGCATCCTGGCCGGCAACGACGTCGGCGCCGAGGACCACGCGATCATGGTCGCGGGCGACTCCGACCTCCAGGAGCCGGCCGACCTCGCCGGTGCCACGGTCGCGGTCAACAACCTGCAGAACATCGGCACCGTCGCGGTGCGGGCGGTGCTGGAGGCCGAGGGCGTCGACGCCTCGCAGGTCTCCTTCGTCGAGCTCCCGTACCCGGAGATGCAGTCGGCGCTGGACGCGGGCGACGTCGACGCGATCTGGCAGGTGGAGCCGTTCCAGGCCTCCGCCCTCGCGAACGGGCACCGCGTCCGCTTCCCGCTCTTCAGCGGGCCGGTCGACGGGATGCCGGTCGCAGGCTGGCTGACCACGGAGCAGTTCGTCCAGGAGAACCCGGAGGCGGTGGCGGCGTTCCGCGCGGCGCTCGCGACGTCGGCCGACGAGCTCCAGGGCGACCGGGAGCGGCTGGTCGAGCTCGTGCCCACCTACACCCAGGTGCCGGCCGAGGTCGTCGAGCAGGTGGCCCTGCCGGAGTGGGAGGCCGACGTGGGCGAGGAGCAGCTGCAGGAGATGGCCGACCTGATGCTCGAGTACGGCATCATCGACGAGGAGTTCGACGTCTCGACGATGATCGCCGCCGCCGGCTGA
- a CDS encoding IclR family transcriptional regulator — protein sequence MARSTAGESVILRAIRILEAFGPDRTALQVSEIARRADLHVATASRLIAELVSHGLLERGADREVRIGVRMWELGSRASPTLSLREAAMPYLEDLHAVVGHSVQLGVLDGNDVLFVERLTARDAVVNYSRIAGRLPLHISSSGHVLLAYGPPELRERVLGQPLDRYTAGTITTPQQLRGALEQVHRQGFALLAGHVHDDATGIAVPVRNGLGEVVATISVVVPNDGRAPAQVPALMAAARGVTRTLCAPGAGRR from the coding sequence GTGGCACGGAGCACAGCGGGGGAGTCGGTGATCCTCCGGGCGATCCGCATCCTCGAGGCGTTCGGCCCGGACCGGACGGCGCTGCAGGTCTCGGAGATCGCCCGCCGGGCGGACCTGCACGTCGCCACCGCGTCCCGGCTGATCGCGGAGCTCGTCTCGCACGGCCTGCTCGAGCGGGGCGCGGACCGCGAGGTGCGGATCGGTGTCCGCATGTGGGAGCTCGGGTCGCGGGCGTCGCCCACGCTGTCCCTGCGCGAGGCGGCGATGCCGTACCTCGAGGACCTGCACGCCGTCGTGGGCCACTCCGTCCAGCTCGGCGTGCTGGACGGGAACGACGTGCTGTTCGTCGAGCGGCTGACCGCCCGGGACGCCGTCGTCAACTACTCGCGGATCGCGGGGCGGCTGCCCCTGCACATCTCCTCGTCCGGCCACGTGCTCCTGGCCTACGGCCCGCCGGAGCTGCGGGAGCGCGTGCTCGGGCAGCCCCTCGACCGCTACACCGCCGGCACGATCACGACGCCGCAGCAGCTGCGCGGCGCCCTCGAGCAGGTCCACCGGCAGGGCTTCGCGCTGCTCGCCGGGCACGTGCACGACGACGCGACCGGCATCGCGGTCCCGGTGCGCAACGGCCTCGGCGAGGTCGTCGCCACGATCTCCGTCGTGGTGCCGAACGACGGCCGGGCGCCGGCGCAGGTCCCGGCCCTCATGGCCGCGGCCCGCGGGGTCACCCGGACCCTCTGCGCGCCCGGAGCGGGACGGCGCTGA
- a CDS encoding PDR/VanB family oxidoreductase, whose protein sequence is MLDTRTDDGPGTPRAGGTAGAAAQATPVPPDVATLRVTAKTLLAEGVLALDLAAPGGGRLRDWTPGSHIDLTLPNGMTRQYSLCGDRWDPSTYRVGVLREQVGRGGSAYVHDELAVGDLVGVGGPRNNFPLVPAERYLFVAGGIGITPLLPMIGQAELLGADWRLLYGGRQRASMAFLDDLAAYGDRVEVRPQEEFGLLDLAGFLGEPDPDARVYCCGPAPLLAALEAATSGWPPHAVRTERFVAAGTGAPVRTTPFEVELARTGLTVTVEPGVSVLDAVATAGVEVLSSCRQGICGTCECGVLAGEPDHRDSLLDDAERAAGDTMYICVSRSCSDRLVLDL, encoded by the coding sequence GTGCTGGACACCAGGACCGACGACGGGCCCGGGACCCCCCGCGCCGGAGGGACGGCGGGCGCCGCCGCGCAGGCGACGCCGGTCCCGCCGGACGTGGCGACCCTGCGGGTCACCGCCAAGACCCTCCTCGCCGAGGGGGTGCTCGCCCTGGACCTCGCGGCCCCGGGCGGCGGACGCCTGCGCGACTGGACCCCGGGCTCGCACATCGACCTGACCCTGCCGAACGGGATGACCCGCCAGTACTCCCTGTGCGGGGACCGGTGGGATCCCTCCACCTACCGCGTCGGCGTGCTCCGCGAGCAGGTCGGCCGCGGGGGCTCGGCGTACGTGCACGACGAGCTGGCCGTCGGTGACCTGGTGGGTGTCGGGGGCCCGCGCAACAACTTCCCGCTCGTGCCCGCCGAGCGCTACCTGTTCGTCGCCGGCGGCATCGGCATCACCCCGCTGCTGCCGATGATCGGACAGGCCGAGCTGCTGGGGGCCGACTGGCGACTGCTCTACGGCGGCCGGCAGCGCGCGTCGATGGCGTTCCTCGACGACCTCGCCGCCTACGGCGACCGGGTCGAGGTGCGCCCGCAGGAGGAGTTCGGGCTGCTGGACCTGGCGGGCTTCCTCGGCGAGCCGGACCCGGACGCCCGCGTCTACTGCTGCGGCCCCGCTCCCCTGCTGGCCGCGCTGGAGGCGGCGACCTCCGGGTGGCCACCGCACGCCGTCCGGACCGAGCGCTTCGTCGCGGCCGGGACCGGCGCGCCGGTGCGCACCACGCCGTTCGAGGTCGAGCTGGCCCGCACCGGCCTCACGGTGACCGTCGAGCCCGGGGTGTCGGTCCTGGACGCGGTGGCCACGGCCGGCGTCGAGGTGCTCTCGTCCTGCCGCCAGGGCATCTGCGGGACGTGCGAGTGCGGCGTCCTGGCCGGCGAGCCCGACCACCGCGACTCGCTGCTCGACGACGCCGAGCGTGCCGCCGGCGACACGATGTACATCTGCGTCTCCCGGTCCTGCAGCGACCGGCTCGTGCTCGACCTGTGA
- a CDS encoding cytochrome P450 has translation MTATLDPGSTLPTDDVDPFAHEVLEDPLPMQAALREAGPMVYLSRYEVYAFARYEQVHAALVDWQGFQSAAGVGLSNFRHEKPWRPPSLLLEADPPRHDAPRRVLTKVLSPRALRRLRDGWAADAEALVDEVLSSGTEFDAVPDLTSAFPLRVFPDAVGLPPQGRENLLPYGDHAFNAFGPANDLVAKGAPRVAELSGWVAEQCRRESLATEGFGADIWAASDRGDITPEMAPLVVRSLLTAGVDTTVHGLSAVLYAFATHPEQWQRLREQPSLARMAFDEAVRWESPVQTFFRTATTDVRVGEHVVPDGSKILMFLGAANRDPRRWADPDAFDLSRDPSGHVGFGMGIHQCAGQHVARLEVEAILTALARRVRSIELAGPTVRHHNNTLRAWKSIPVRVQLA, from the coding sequence ATGACCGCGACGCTGGACCCGGGCAGCACCCTCCCGACCGACGACGTCGACCCGTTCGCCCACGAGGTGCTCGAGGATCCGCTGCCGATGCAGGCGGCCCTCCGCGAGGCCGGCCCGATGGTCTACCTGAGCCGGTACGAGGTGTACGCGTTCGCCCGCTACGAGCAGGTGCACGCCGCACTCGTCGACTGGCAGGGCTTCCAGTCGGCGGCCGGGGTGGGGCTGTCCAACTTCCGGCACGAGAAGCCCTGGCGGCCGCCGAGCCTGCTGCTCGAGGCCGACCCACCCAGGCACGACGCCCCGCGGCGGGTGCTGACGAAGGTGCTCAGCCCGCGCGCGCTCCGGCGGCTGCGCGACGGGTGGGCCGCCGACGCCGAGGCGCTGGTGGACGAGGTGCTCTCCTCCGGCACCGAGTTCGACGCCGTCCCCGATCTGACGTCGGCGTTCCCGCTCCGGGTCTTCCCCGACGCCGTGGGCCTGCCGCCGCAGGGGCGGGAGAACCTCCTCCCCTACGGGGACCACGCGTTCAACGCCTTCGGCCCCGCCAACGACCTGGTCGCCAAGGGCGCCCCGCGGGTGGCCGAGCTCTCCGGCTGGGTGGCCGAGCAGTGCCGGCGGGAGTCGCTCGCGACCGAGGGCTTCGGTGCCGACATCTGGGCGGCCAGCGACCGCGGCGACATCACCCCGGAGATGGCACCGCTGGTCGTGCGGTCCCTGCTCACGGCCGGGGTGGACACCACGGTCCACGGGCTGTCCGCCGTCCTGTACGCCTTCGCCACCCACCCGGAGCAGTGGCAGCGCCTCCGCGAGCAGCCGTCCCTGGCGCGGATGGCCTTCGACGAGGCCGTGCGCTGGGAGTCGCCCGTGCAGACCTTCTTCCGCACCGCCACCACGGATGTGCGGGTGGGCGAGCACGTCGTCCCCGACGGCAGCAAGATCCTCATGTTCCTCGGCGCGGCCAACCGCGATCCGCGGCGCTGGGCGGACCCGGACGCGTTCGACCTGTCGCGCGACCCGTCCGGCCACGTGGGGTTCGGCATGGGTATCCACCAGTGCGCCGGCCAGCACGTCGCCCGGCTGGAGGTCGAGGCGATCCTGACCGCACTGGCCCGGCGGGTCCGGTCCATCGAGCTCGCCGGGCCGACCGTGCGGCACCACAACAACACGCTGCGCGCCTGGAAGAGCATCCCGGTCCGCGTCCAGCTGGCGTGA
- a CDS encoding ATP-dependent 6-phosphofructokinase, producing MRIGILTGGGDCPGLNAVIRSVVRSANSHYGSEVIGFRDGWRGLLENRSTPLDVAAVDGLLTRGGTTLGSARVAPEKLHAGIDEMTATLEDHGIDVLIPIGGEGTLTAAHLLSEAGVPVVGIPKTIDNDIDGTDLTFGFDTAVSIATELIDRLHTTAESHQRVLLVEVMGRHAGWIALHAGLAAGAHLTLVPEEPFDVDDVVRLVSERFARGDSHVIGVVAEGAMPLPGQMDFRLGGVDEFGHRRFTGVAQQLGEELERRTGKEVRATVLGHVQRGGTPTSFDRVLATRFGLHATIAAHEGKTGQMVALHGTEIELVPLARAVARLKTVTPSRLAETRAFTG from the coding sequence GTGCGCATCGGAATCCTGACCGGAGGCGGGGACTGCCCCGGCCTCAACGCCGTCATCCGCTCGGTGGTCCGCAGCGCCAACTCGCACTACGGCAGCGAGGTGATCGGCTTCCGCGACGGCTGGCGCGGCCTGCTGGAGAACCGGTCGACGCCGCTGGACGTCGCCGCCGTCGACGGGCTGCTGACCCGCGGTGGGACGACGCTGGGCTCGGCCCGGGTGGCGCCCGAGAAGCTGCACGCCGGCATCGACGAGATGACCGCCACGCTCGAGGACCACGGCATCGACGTGCTCATCCCGATCGGCGGCGAGGGCACGCTCACCGCGGCGCACCTGCTGTCCGAGGCCGGGGTACCGGTGGTCGGCATCCCCAAGACCATCGACAACGACATCGACGGCACCGACCTGACCTTCGGCTTCGACACCGCGGTGAGCATCGCCACCGAGCTCATCGACCGGCTGCACACCACCGCGGAGTCCCACCAGCGGGTGCTGCTGGTGGAGGTCATGGGCCGGCACGCCGGGTGGATCGCGCTGCACGCGGGCCTCGCCGCCGGGGCGCACCTCACCCTCGTGCCCGAGGAGCCCTTCGACGTCGACGACGTCGTCCGGCTGGTCTCCGAGCGCTTCGCCCGTGGTGACTCGCACGTCATCGGCGTCGTCGCCGAGGGCGCGATGCCGCTGCCCGGCCAGATGGACTTCCGGCTGGGCGGTGTGGACGAGTTCGGCCACCGCCGGTTCACCGGGGTGGCCCAGCAGCTGGGCGAGGAGCTGGAGCGGCGCACCGGCAAGGAGGTGCGCGCGACGGTCCTCGGCCACGTGCAGCGCGGCGGGACGCCGACGTCGTTCGACCGCGTGCTGGCGACCCGCTTCGGCCTGCACGCCACGATCGCCGCGCACGAGGGGAAGACCGGTCAGATGGTCGCCCTGCACGGCACGGAGATCGAGCTGGTCCCGCTGGCCCGCGCCGTCGCCCGGCTGAAGACCGTCACCCCGTCCCGGCTCGCCGAGACCCGCGCCTTCACCGGCTGA
- a CDS encoding TetR family transcriptional regulator: MTDGLRERKKLATRLTLHRAALQLVAERGLDGVSVEDIADRAEVSPRTFFNYFPSKVDAVIGLDPAEPVQLSEEFAARPAAEPPVESLRAVHRERAIVMADESELWPLRMTVIDAHPALVQRLVAVFGESERALADAIAERTGTRVGVDVYPTLLASVQACAMRTALHRWLVTDFTASLPDLVDEAWDALAAGLPAPRTA, from the coding sequence GTGACCGACGGACTGCGCGAGCGCAAGAAGCTCGCCACCCGCCTGACGTTGCACCGGGCCGCGCTGCAGCTCGTGGCCGAGCGCGGGCTGGACGGCGTCTCGGTGGAGGACATCGCCGACCGCGCCGAGGTCTCCCCGCGCACGTTCTTCAACTACTTCCCGTCCAAGGTCGACGCGGTCATCGGCCTCGATCCGGCCGAGCCCGTCCAGCTGTCCGAGGAGTTCGCCGCCCGCCCCGCCGCCGAGCCGCCGGTCGAGTCGCTGCGCGCCGTCCACCGCGAGCGCGCGATCGTCATGGCCGACGAGTCGGAGCTGTGGCCGCTGCGGATGACGGTCATCGACGCCCATCCCGCGCTGGTCCAGCGGCTCGTGGCGGTCTTCGGCGAGTCCGAGCGGGCGCTGGCCGACGCGATCGCCGAACGGACCGGCACGCGCGTCGGCGTCGACGTCTACCCGACGCTGCTGGCCTCGGTGCAGGCCTGCGCCATGCGCACCGCCCTGCACCGCTGGCTGGTCACCGATTTCACCGCCTCGCTGCCCGACCTGGTCGACGAGGCCTGGGACGCCCTGGCCGCCGGCCTGCCGGCACCCCGCACCGCCTGA
- a CDS encoding MDR family MFS transporter: MSAPAPETADAGAAPIVLTRRRINTIFGALLAGMLMASLDQTIVSTAMPTIVGELGGVSHMAWMTTAYLLATTLVMPVYGKFGDLWGRRTLFLVAIGLFTVASAGAAMSPDFGWLVFWRGVQGLGGGGLMILAQAIIADIVPARERAKYMGPIGALFGLSAVAGPLVGGFFTDHAAFGWEWAFWINLPVGLAAFGIGWFALTLPRKRSSTPVDYAGILALSATTTALVLFTDFGGQDGWTSWQALSLLAAFVVSAVLFVAIELRATEPIIPMTLFRNRTFVVATALGAAVGLGMFSAIAFMPTFLQMASGLSAANSGLLMVPMVVGIILTIQSSATVIMRTGRYKAFTVAGVAVIMAAMIWMTTLSGDTSLWTVGGMVFVLGAGLGLIMQNVVLAAQNAVSATQLGTATSTNNYFREVGATLGVAVFGTLFTSRLAENLAGALTANAEQAVQAGITSPDTLVPALVEAAGQPLKGAIVDAYANSLAPVFWYLVPILAVGLLLALALKEIPLSEFAGMVARGEAVASEDDLPVVRADAEPEAGALPGGAQSDDDARGASIHA; this comes from the coding sequence TTGTCCGCCCCCGCTCCGGAGACCGCCGACGCCGGCGCCGCTCCGATCGTCCTCACCCGGCGCCGGATCAACACGATCTTCGGCGCCCTGCTGGCCGGCATGCTCATGGCCAGCCTCGACCAGACCATCGTGTCGACGGCGATGCCGACCATCGTCGGCGAGCTCGGCGGCGTCTCGCACATGGCCTGGATGACCACCGCCTACCTGCTGGCCACCACGCTGGTCATGCCGGTCTACGGCAAGTTCGGCGACCTGTGGGGACGGCGGACGCTCTTCCTCGTCGCGATCGGTCTGTTCACCGTCGCGAGCGCCGGTGCCGCGATGTCGCCGGACTTCGGCTGGCTGGTGTTCTGGCGCGGTGTCCAGGGCCTCGGCGGCGGCGGGCTGATGATCCTGGCGCAGGCGATCATCGCCGACATCGTCCCGGCCCGGGAGCGGGCGAAGTACATGGGCCCGATCGGCGCGCTGTTCGGCCTGTCGGCGGTCGCCGGCCCCCTCGTCGGCGGCTTCTTCACCGACCACGCGGCCTTCGGCTGGGAGTGGGCCTTCTGGATCAACCTGCCGGTCGGCCTGGCCGCGTTCGGGATCGGCTGGTTCGCCCTCACCCTGCCGCGCAAGCGCAGCAGCACCCCGGTCGACTACGCCGGCATCCTCGCGCTGTCGGCCACGACCACGGCGCTGGTGCTGTTCACCGACTTCGGCGGGCAGGACGGCTGGACCTCCTGGCAGGCGCTGTCGCTGCTCGCCGCCTTCGTCGTCTCCGCCGTGCTGTTCGTGGCGATCGAGCTGCGCGCGACCGAGCCGATCATCCCGATGACGCTGTTCCGCAACCGCACCTTCGTCGTCGCGACCGCCCTGGGCGCGGCCGTGGGGCTCGGCATGTTCTCGGCCATCGCCTTCATGCCCACGTTCCTGCAGATGGCCTCCGGCCTCTCCGCGGCGAACTCCGGCCTGCTGATGGTGCCGATGGTCGTCGGCATCATCCTGACCATCCAGAGCTCGGCGACCGTCATCATGCGGACCGGCCGGTACAAGGCCTTCACGGTTGCGGGCGTCGCCGTGATCATGGCCGCGATGATCTGGATGACGACGCTGTCGGGCGACACGTCGCTGTGGACGGTCGGCGGGATGGTGTTCGTCCTGGGCGCCGGGCTCGGCCTGATCATGCAGAACGTCGTCCTGGCCGCGCAGAACGCGGTCTCGGCCACCCAGCTCGGCACGGCCACCTCGACGAACAACTACTTCCGCGAGGTGGGCGCCACCCTCGGCGTCGCCGTCTTCGGCACGCTGTTCACCAGCCGGCTGGCCGAGAACCTCGCCGGGGCGCTGACCGCGAACGCCGAGCAGGCGGTGCAGGCCGGCATCACCTCGCCGGACACCCTCGTCCCCGCCCTGGTCGAGGCCGCCGGCCAGCCGCTGAAGGGGGCGATCGTCGACGCCTACGCGAACAGCCTCGCCCCGGTGTTCTGGTACCTCGTGCCGATCCTGGCCGTCGGGCTGCTGCTGGCGCTGGCGCTCAAGGAGATCCCGCTGTCGGAGTTCGCCGGCATGGTGGCCCGCGGCGAGGCGGTCGCGTCGGAGGACGACCTGCCGGTGGTGCGGGCCGACGCCGAGCCGGAGGCCGGCGCACTGCCCGGTGGCGCGCAGTCCGACGACGACGCGCGCGGGGCGTCGATCCACGCTTAG
- a CDS encoding glycoside hydrolase family 3 C-terminal domain-containing protein — MTSTPPSDPTALPLERKAALLSGQDFWSTAPIEEAGLPSVVLTDGPHGVRRQAADFGQIGLLASLPATCFPPAVAVGSSWDPELAERLGAAIGREARALGVPVVLGPGVNIKRSPLCGRNFEYYSEDPLLAGVLGAAHVRGQQGEGVGASVKHFAANNQETQRMQVSAEVDERTLREIYLPAFERVVTEAQPATVMCAYNKVNGVYASQHRWLLTEVLRDEWGFGGAVVSDWGAVQDRVAALGAGLDLQMPGDHGTGNRLVVEAVRAGELDEEIVDRSVRRVAALAELVTEPAEGFDVDAHHALARELAAGCAVLLKNDRGALPLAPGARVAVVGEFARTPRYQGGGSSNVNATRVDDALGALRAALGEHVPFAPGLSLDGSGDAAVLHDEALAVAREADVTVVFAGLADVDESEGFDRTTLDLPAVQVALIRAVATASPRTVVVLSSGGVVSLEGWHDDVDAVLAGFLLGQAGGGALADLLTGAVDPSGRLAETIPLRLQDNPSHLNFPGEQGSVRYGEGVMVGYRHYTTVDRPVRYPFGHGLSYTTVETGGLQVTATGDDTATVTVTVTSTGARAGRHVVQVYVATMAGPVRRPARELRAFRKVSLAPGESRTVSVDLDRRAFAHWDVREDRWLVAPGEYTVQIGRSATDVVAEATVTLAGDVVVPELTLGSSVMEWFSHPVVGAQLLEGFLATMPEGAGEMHDGMLQMIGSMPMGRFAADFGSAVPPAELDRLMAEARAARAG; from the coding sequence GTGACCTCGACTCCACCGTCCGACCCGACCGCGCTGCCGCTGGAGCGGAAGGCGGCCCTGCTCTCCGGCCAGGACTTCTGGTCGACCGCACCGATCGAGGAGGCCGGCCTGCCCTCGGTCGTGCTGACCGACGGGCCGCACGGCGTCCGACGCCAGGCGGCGGACTTCGGCCAGATCGGCCTGCTGGCGAGCCTGCCGGCCACCTGCTTCCCGCCCGCGGTCGCCGTGGGGTCGAGCTGGGACCCGGAGCTCGCCGAGCGGCTCGGGGCGGCGATCGGCCGGGAGGCGCGGGCGCTGGGCGTGCCCGTCGTCCTGGGCCCTGGCGTGAACATCAAGCGGTCACCGCTGTGCGGGCGGAACTTCGAGTACTACTCGGAGGACCCGCTGCTGGCCGGCGTGCTCGGCGCCGCGCACGTCCGGGGCCAGCAGGGCGAGGGCGTGGGCGCCTCGGTGAAGCACTTCGCGGCCAACAACCAGGAGACCCAGCGCATGCAGGTCAGCGCCGAGGTCGACGAGCGCACCCTCCGGGAGATCTACCTGCCGGCGTTCGAGCGGGTCGTCACCGAGGCGCAGCCCGCGACGGTCATGTGCGCCTACAACAAGGTCAACGGCGTCTACGCCTCGCAGCACCGCTGGCTGCTGACCGAGGTTCTCCGCGACGAGTGGGGCTTCGGGGGCGCCGTCGTCTCCGACTGGGGCGCCGTCCAGGACCGGGTCGCCGCCCTCGGGGCCGGCCTCGACCTGCAGATGCCCGGCGACCACGGCACCGGCAACCGGCTCGTGGTCGAGGCGGTGCGGGCCGGCGAGCTCGACGAGGAGATCGTCGACCGCAGCGTGCGTCGGGTGGCGGCCCTCGCGGAGCTGGTGACGGAGCCGGCCGAGGGATTCGACGTCGACGCCCACCACGCCCTGGCTCGCGAGCTGGCGGCGGGCTGTGCCGTCCTGCTGAAGAACGACCGCGGTGCGCTGCCGCTGGCGCCCGGCGCGAGGGTCGCCGTCGTGGGGGAGTTCGCCCGCACCCCCCGCTACCAGGGCGGCGGCAGCTCGAACGTCAACGCCACCCGGGTCGACGACGCGCTCGGCGCGCTCCGCGCCGCCCTCGGGGAGCACGTGCCGTTCGCGCCCGGGTTGTCCCTCGACGGGTCCGGGGATGCCGCGGTCCTGCACGACGAGGCGCTCGCCGTCGCCCGGGAGGCCGACGTGACCGTCGTGTTCGCCGGGCTGGCCGACGTCGACGAGTCGGAGGGCTTCGACCGCACGACCCTCGACCTGCCCGCCGTCCAGGTGGCGCTGATCCGGGCCGTCGCGACGGCGAGCCCGCGGACGGTGGTCGTGCTCTCCTCCGGTGGGGTCGTCTCGCTGGAGGGCTGGCACGACGACGTCGACGCCGTCCTCGCCGGCTTCCTGCTCGGGCAGGCCGGTGGCGGAGCGCTGGCCGATCTGCTCACCGGCGCCGTCGACCCCTCCGGCCGGCTGGCCGAGACGATCCCGCTGCGCCTGCAGGACAACCCGAGCCACCTCAACTTCCCCGGGGAGCAGGGCTCCGTCCGCTACGGCGAGGGCGTGATGGTCGGCTACCGCCACTACACGACCGTCGACCGGCCGGTGCGGTACCCGTTCGGCCACGGGCTGAGCTACACGACGGTCGAGACGGGTGGCCTGCAGGTGACCGCGACCGGCGACGACACCGCCACGGTGACCGTGACGGTCACCAGCACCGGCGCGCGGGCCGGCCGGCACGTCGTCCAGGTCTACGTGGCGACGATGGCCGGCCCGGTCCGCCGCCCGGCCCGGGAGCTGCGCGCCTTCCGGAAGGTCTCGCTGGCGCCGGGGGAGTCGCGGACGGTCTCCGTCGACCTGGACCGGCGGGCCTTCGCCCACTGGGACGTCCGGGAGGACCGCTGGCTCGTGGCGCCGGGGGAGTACACCGTGCAGATCGGACGCAGCGCCACCGACGTGGTGGCCGAGGCGACGGTGACGCTGGCCGGGGATGTCGTGGTCCCGGAGCTCACGCTCGGCTCGTCGGTCATGGAGTGGTTCAGCCACCCCGTGGTCGGCGCGCAGCTGCTGGAGGGCTTCCTCGCGACGATGCCCGAGGGCGCCGGCGAGATGCACGACGGCATGCTGCAGATGATCGGCTCGATGCCGATGGGCCGGTTCGCCGCCGACTTCGGCTCGGCGGTCCCGCCCGCCGAGCTCGACCGGCTCATGGCCGAGGCGAGAGCCGCGCGAGCCGGCTGA